The following coding sequences are from one Arachis hypogaea cultivar Tifrunner chromosome 7, arahy.Tifrunner.gnm2.J5K5, whole genome shotgun sequence window:
- the LOC112702149 gene encoding cyclin-dependent kinase C-2, producing the protein MSIAAPGQLNVNESPSWGSRSVDCFEKLEQIGEGTYGQVYMAKEIKTGEIVALKKIRMDNEREGFPITAIREIKILKKLHHENVIKLKEIVTSPGPEKDEQGRPDGNKYKGGIYMVFEYMDHDLTGLADRPGMRFTVPQIKCYMRQLLTGLHYCHVNQVLHRDIKGSNLLIDNEGNLKLADFGLARSFSNDHNANLTNRVITLWYRPPELLLGTTKYGPAVDMWSVGCIFAELLHGKPIFPGKDEPEQLNKIFELCGAPDEVNWPGVSKTPWYNQFKPTRPMKRRLREVFRHFDRHALELLERMLTLDPAQRITAKDALDAEYFWTDPLPCDPKSLPKYESSHEFQTKKKRQQQRQNEEMAKRQKMQHPQQHTRLPPIQQPGQHAQMRSGPNQNLHGSQPQVAAGPSHHYGKPRGPSGGPGRYPPSGNPGGGYNHPNRGGQGGGGYGSGPYPPQGRGAPYGSSGMPGGGPRGGGGSGYGVGAPTYPQQGGPYGGSGTGRGSNMMGGNRNQQYGWQQ; encoded by the exons ATGTCGATTGCAGCCCCAGGGCAACTGAACGTGAACGAATCCCCTTCTTGGGGATCCAGAAGTGTCGATTGCTTCGAGAAGTTAGAGCAAATTGGCGAGGGCACATACGG TCAAGTTTACATGGCTAAAGAGATCAAAACTGGTGAAATTGTTGCTCTGAAGAAAATTCGAATGGACAATGAGAGAGAAGGG TTTCCTATAACTGCTATACGAGAAATCAAAATTCTTAAGAAACTACACCATGAAAATGTGATCAAGCTAAAAGAAATTGTCACTTCTCCAG GCCCCGAGAAAGATGAACAAGGGAGGCCAG ATGGTAACAAATATAAAGGGGGCATCTATATGGTCTTCGAATACATGGACCATGATTTGACTGGTCTTGCTGACCGTCCTGGGATGAGATTCACAGTTCCCCAAATTAAG TGTTACATGAGACAGCTGTTGACGGGACTTCATTATTGTCATGTAAATCAAGTACTTCATCGAGATATTAAAG GCTCAAATCTCCTTATAGACAATGAAGGAAATCTGAAGCTTGCAGATTTCGGACTGGCACGGTCATTTTCTAATGATCACAATGCAAATCTTACAAACCGTGTCATTACATTATGGTACAG ACCCCCTGAGTTGCTGCTAGGGACAACAAAGTATGGGCCAGCTGTAGATATGTGGTCTGTTGGGTGCATTTTCGCCGAACTTCTTCATGGGAAGCCTATCTTTCCTGGAAAAGATGAG CCTgaacaactaaataaaatatttgagctgTGTGGAGCACCGGATGAGGTGAACTGGCCTGGGGTTTCCAAGACTCCTTGGTATAATCAATTTAAACCAACAAGGCCAATGAAAAGACGTCTGAGGGAAGTTTTCAGACA TTTTGATCGTCATGCTCTGGAATTATTGGAGAGGATGCTGACACTTGATCCAGCTCAG AGAATTACCGCGAAGGATGCTCTTGATGCTGAGTATTTCTGGACTGATCCGTTGCCATGTGACCCCAAGAG TTTACCCAAGTATGAATCATCACATGAGTTTCAGACAAAGAAAAAGCGTCAGCAACAacggcaaaatgaagaaatggcTAAGCGCCAGAAAATGCAGCATCCTCAGCAGCATACTCGTCTTCCCCCCATTCAGCAGCCAGGGCAACATGCACAAATGCGATCAGGACCTAACCAAAATTTACATGGTTCTCAACCCCAAGTTGCTGCGGGACCTAGTCACCATTATGGGAAGCCTCGAGGTCCATCTGGTGGGCCAGGAAGATATCCACCAAGCGGGAACCCTGGTGGAGGATACAATCACCCTAATCGGGGAGGTCAAGGAGGGGGTGGCTATGGCAGCGGGCCTTATCCTCCTCAAGGGCGAGGGGCACCTTATGGTTCCAGCGGCATGCCTGGTGGTGGTCCTCGCGGAGGAGGTGGTAGTGGCTATGGAGTCGGAGCCCCAACTTATCCCCAGCAAGGGGGTCCATATGGTGGGTCTGGCACTGGTCGTGGCTCAAACATGATGGGTGGAAACCGCAATCAACAATACGGATGgcagcaatga
- the LOC112702150 gene encoding probable serine/threonine-protein kinase PBL3 produces MGNCFIKPVAHVSSTTLFGSSNKSQTKPKQNSSPPKQKSSAQTSVSNAIERTISSSLKSFSFSDLKEATKNFRRENLIGEGGFGFVYKGWIDENTFAPTKPGTGIVVAIKKLKPESFQGHQEWLAEVNYLGQLHHENLVRLIGYCLEGKNRLLVYEFMQKGSLENHLFRKGVQPIPWIMRINIAIAVARGLAFLHSLDSNIIFRDLKASNVLLDSDFNAKISDFGLARDGPTGDNTHVSTRIIGTHGYAAPEYVATGHLTPRSDVYSFGVVLLELLTGRRVVENEKEGIPEETLVDWARPFLSDSRRILRIMDTRLGGQYSRKGAQAAAALALQCLNADPKYRPQMVNVLAALEALQSTNSITRTPKRATESSATSKHSSNHSQKSLSSAQKL; encoded by the exons atgggaAATTGCTTCATAAAACCAGTTGCTCATGTTTCCTCCACAAccctttttg GGAGTAGTAATAAATCTCAAACTAAGCCAAAGCAGAATTCAAGTCCTCCAAAACAAAAATCTTCTGCTCAAACTTCAGTGTCAAATGCTATTGAGAGAACAATTTCTAGCAGCCTTAAGTCCTTCTCCTTTAGTGATCTGAAGGAGGCAACTAAGAACTTCCGGCGAGAGAATTTGATCGGCGAGGGAGGGTTCGGGTTTGTGTACAAAGGGTGGATAGATGAGAACACTTTTGCTCCCACAAAACCAGGGACTGGTATAGTAGTAGCCATAAAGAAGCTTAAGCCAGAAAGCTTTCAAGGACACCAAGAATGGCTTGCAGAAGTGAACTATCTAGGGCAGCTTCACCATGAAAATCTTGTAAGACTTATTGGTTATTGCTTGGAAGGGAAGAATAGGCTTCTAGTTTATGAGTTTATGCAGAAAGGAAGTTTGGAAAACCATTTATTCAGAA AAGGTGTTCAACCAATTCCATGGATTATGAGGATCAACATCGCCATAGCTGTTGCTAGAGGATTAGCATTCTTGCATTCCCTCGATTCAAATATCATTTTTCGCGATTTAAAGGCTTCCAATGTCCTACTTGACTCT GATTTCAATGCAAAGATTTCGGATTTTGGCTTGGCAAGAGACGGTCCTACCGGAGATAATACACACGTTTCAACCAGAATTATTGGAACTCATGGTTATGCTGCACCAGAGTATGTAGCTACAG GTCATTTGACCCCAAGGAGTGATGTATACAGCTTTGGCGTTGTCTTGCTAGAGTTATTAACCGGAAGGCGTGTGGTCGAAAACGAGAAAGAAGGAATTCCAGAAGAAACATTGGTGGATTGGGCGAGGCCATTCCTAAGCGATAGCAGAAGGATTTTGAGAATCATGGATACCAGGTTGGGTGGACAGTACTCTAGGAAAGGAGCTCAAGCCGCGGCCGCACTCGCCTTGCAGTGCCTGAATGCTGATCCAAAATATAGGCCACAAATGGTGAATGTTTTAGCTGCATTGGAAGCACTTCAATCCACAAATTCAATCACAAGGACCCCAAAAAGGGCAACTGAGAGTAGTGCAACCAGCAAACATTCTTCTAATCATTCCCAAAAGTCACTTTCAAGTGCTCAAAAACTATGA